A portion of the Adhaeribacter radiodurans genome contains these proteins:
- a CDS encoding tetratricopeptide repeat protein: MIGLHSFSAQAQNTSEEEALAKTYLQKQEYDKASSIYSKLASNNQQFTAIYPDYLKTLTALKNYKEAEKLVKKAIKRNPEISAFTIDLGVVQLASGDKRGAEKTFDKAIDQAKPNTILPVAQAFEQNRLYDYAEKTYLQGRKLSKKETDYTGQLMQLYSYQRQSEKLISEILNIVKENPEQLLLAQNMLQNSLREEKEFEALERILLTNVQQNPDKNVYSELLIWVYTQRKDFFSALVQAKSLDKRTKGGGEKVMELGAISLKNKDYESAIEAYSYVVKEYRTSPYYGYARERLIKAREEQVRNTFPVDLAKIRTLIGDYQNLLDELGKNGRTAEVMKNMASLHAFYLDEKDKAIALLQEVINTPRVNQDLIAEAKISLGDIYLLRGEPWEATLLYSQVEKSHKETPIGHEAKLRNAKLNYYKGDFQLAQEHLDILKLATSREIANDAMDLSLLITDNTGLDSSTAALKEYAATELLIFQNKLPEAQQQLDDILRKYPQHSLSDDIFFLKAKVFLKTGNYQDAIQNLTKITDNPQYDILSDDALFLLATIYEEQVKDPEKAKQLYNDLIVKYPGSIYTVDARKRFRKLRGDTIN, translated from the coding sequence TTGATAGGGCTTCATTCCTTTTCAGCGCAAGCCCAAAATACTTCGGAAGAGGAAGCCTTAGCTAAAACTTATTTGCAGAAGCAAGAATACGATAAAGCTAGTTCTATTTATAGCAAGCTTGCTTCTAATAATCAGCAGTTTACTGCCATCTACCCAGATTATCTTAAGACTCTTACCGCCCTTAAAAATTATAAGGAGGCCGAAAAATTAGTAAAAAAAGCTATTAAAAGAAATCCGGAAATATCCGCTTTTACCATTGATTTGGGCGTAGTACAATTAGCAAGCGGGGATAAGAGAGGGGCAGAGAAAACCTTTGATAAGGCAATTGATCAGGCTAAGCCTAATACTATTTTACCGGTTGCCCAAGCCTTTGAGCAAAACCGGCTCTATGATTATGCCGAAAAAACTTATTTGCAAGGTCGTAAACTCAGCAAAAAGGAAACCGATTATACGGGGCAGTTAATGCAGTTGTACTCGTACCAGCGCCAATCAGAAAAATTAATTTCCGAAATACTCAATATTGTAAAAGAAAATCCGGAGCAGTTGCTGTTGGCGCAAAATATGTTGCAAAACAGCTTACGCGAAGAAAAAGAATTTGAAGCATTAGAGAGAATATTGCTGACGAATGTGCAGCAAAATCCGGATAAGAACGTGTATAGCGAATTATTAATCTGGGTATATACGCAGCGGAAGGATTTTTTTAGTGCCTTGGTGCAAGCAAAATCCTTGGATAAGCGTACCAAAGGTGGCGGCGAAAAGGTAATGGAATTAGGCGCTATTAGTTTAAAGAATAAAGATTACGAAAGCGCCATTGAGGCATACAGCTACGTAGTTAAAGAATACCGTACTAGTCCTTATTATGGGTATGCCCGCGAACGTTTGATTAAAGCCCGCGAAGAACAAGTGCGCAATACTTTTCCGGTAGATTTAGCTAAAATTCGTACTCTTATTGGCGATTATCAGAACTTGTTAGATGAGTTAGGTAAGAACGGCCGTACCGCAGAAGTAATGAAAAACATGGCTTCGCTCCACGCCTTTTACTTAGATGAAAAAGACAAAGCTATTGCTCTGTTGCAGGAAGTAATTAATACCCCACGGGTTAATCAGGATTTAATAGCAGAAGCTAAAATTAGCTTGGGTGATATTTATTTACTGCGCGGCGAACCTTGGGAAGCAACTTTACTATATTCGCAAGTAGAAAAATCGCATAAAGAAACGCCAATTGGCCATGAAGCTAAGTTGCGAAACGCTAAATTAAATTATTACAAAGGCGATTTTCAGTTGGCGCAGGAGCACTTGGATATTTTAAAACTGGCAACCAGTCGCGAAATTGCTAATGATGCCATGGACTTAAGTTTGCTGATAACCGATAATACCGGCTTGGATTCTTCTACGGCCGCTTTAAAGGAGTACGCAGCTACAGAGTTGCTTATTTTTCAAAATAAATTACCAGAAGCTCAGCAACAGTTGGATGATATTTTACGAAAGTATCCGCAACACAGTCTTTCAGATGATATTTTCTTCCTGAAAGCGAAAGTATTTCTCAAAACGGGTAATTACCAAGATGCCATTCAAAATCTAACTAAAATTACGGATAACCCGCAATACGATATTCTCAGCGACGATGCTTTGTTTTTGCTGGCTACCATTTATGAAGAGCAGGTAAAAGATCCGGAAAAAGCAAAACAGCTTTACAATGATTTAATAGTGAAATATCCAGGAAGTATTTATACCGTAGATGCCCGCAAACGCTTCCGCAAACTACGTGGCGATACTATAAATTAA
- a CDS encoding gluconokinase, translated as MHYMIGVDIGTTSTKAVGFNLQGHVLAEKSVEYPLLNPQPSYSEQDPDEVYQAVLDSISAVTTAARTIGFTVAGLAGISFSSAMHSLIVLDVEGNLLTNSITWADTRSKEYANQIKNSAAGHNIYRRTGTPIHPMSPLCKLVWMQAEQPELIQKAHKFISIKEYVFYRLFGQYVIDYSIASATGLFDIFTLQWHQPALQLAGISNDHLSTPFPCTHIVRGLSTEQASYLGVDTQVAFILGGSDGCLANLGSSAIRPGNAALTIGTSGAIRVISSEPATDSQERIFSYILTPEHYVLGGPVSNGAILLRWFRDQFGMPEKQIADDLATDVYELLLQKAATIPAGSNGLLFLPYLLGERAPIWDANARGVFFGLNLTHTRAHLLRALLEGILFGVYSVANALIQVTGPIDVIYANGGFAKGGIWVQMLADIFNQEIRVTESVESSALGAVILGMQALGIIHDFETIEKLVPVSHTYLPNPENHVVYQQLYAIYEGLYPKLKQDFAAIAALQG; from the coding sequence ATGCACTACATGATCGGGGTTGATATTGGTACTACAAGCACCAAAGCCGTTGGCTTTAATTTACAAGGGCATGTACTAGCCGAAAAGTCGGTGGAATATCCTTTGCTCAATCCACAACCCTCGTACAGCGAACAAGATCCGGATGAAGTATATCAAGCTGTGTTGGATTCTATTAGTGCCGTTACCACAGCTGCCCGAACTATTGGTTTTACGGTAGCTGGTTTAGCGGGAATTAGTTTCAGCAGTGCCATGCACAGCTTAATTGTTTTAGATGTAGAAGGTAATCTGCTCACGAACAGCATTACCTGGGCCGATACGCGAAGCAAAGAATACGCTAATCAAATTAAAAACAGTGCCGCAGGTCATAACATCTATCGCCGGACGGGTACGCCTATTCACCCTATGTCGCCGTTGTGCAAATTGGTTTGGATGCAAGCAGAGCAACCGGAATTAATACAAAAGGCGCATAAATTTATCTCTATTAAAGAATACGTGTTCTACCGGCTTTTCGGGCAGTACGTTATTGACTATTCAATTGCTTCGGCTACCGGATTGTTTGATATTTTTACTTTACAATGGCATCAACCAGCCTTACAATTAGCGGGTATTTCCAATGATCATTTATCTACTCCGTTTCCATGCACGCATATTGTTCGTGGCCTATCGACTGAGCAGGCTAGCTATTTAGGAGTGGATACCCAGGTAGCTTTTATTTTGGGTGGTAGCGATGGTTGTTTGGCTAATCTGGGAAGTAGTGCTATCCGACCCGGTAATGCGGCCCTTACCATAGGTACCAGTGGGGCCATTCGGGTAATTTCTTCCGAGCCGGCTACAGATTCTCAAGAGCGAATATTTAGCTACATTTTAACTCCCGAACACTATGTATTGGGTGGCCCGGTGAGTAATGGAGCTATTTTGTTGCGTTGGTTCCGCGACCAGTTCGGGATGCCTGAAAAACAAATAGCAGACGATTTAGCAACGGATGTATATGAATTACTGCTGCAAAAAGCGGCTACTATCCCTGCCGGATCTAATGGTTTACTATTTTTACCGTATTTGCTGGGTGAACGGGCGCCTATATGGGATGCGAATGCCCGGGGCGTTTTCTTCGGCTTAAACTTAACGCATACCCGTGCGCATTTATTACGCGCCTTGCTCGAAGGTATTTTATTTGGCGTATACAGCGTAGCAAATGCCTTAATACAAGTTACCGGACCTATTGATGTAATTTACGCCAACGGCGGATTTGCCAAAGGTGGTATTTGGGTGCAAATGCTAGCCGATATATTTAATCAGGAAATTCGGGTAACCGAAAGTGTAGAAAGTTCGGCATTAGGAGCTGTTATTTTAGGCATGCAAGCTTTAGGCATCATCCACGATTTTGAAACGATAGAAAAGCTGGTACCCGTTTCCCACACTTATTTACCTAACCCGGAGAACCATGTTGTTTACCAGCAGTTGTACGCCATTTACGAAGGCTTGTACCCGAAATTAAAGCAAGATTTCGCCGCTATTGCTGCTTTGCAGGGATAA
- a CDS encoding nucleoside permease, whose protein sequence is MKSRVRGLLSAMMFLQFFIWGAWYVTMGTYLANALQADGVDIGDAYSAMSIATIISPFFVGMIADRFFAAQRVFGLMHLLGAGVLYYLTTIQNPDVFYWGILLYSLLYAPTLALANAISFNQMAEPGKQFASVRVWGTIGWIATGWLIDQVFHISPTELGFTFTMAAVASIALAALSLFLPNTPPKAKNAAVRTSEIVGSEAFVLLKDRSFLIFFISSILICIPLSFYYSQTNQFLVESGMQNATRNMTFGQISEALFILAIPFFFRRFGVKYMIMIGMLTWVIRFLIFGFGGPDQMWMLFTGIILHGVCFDFFFVTGQIYTDHKAGEKIKSSAQGMITMATYGIGMWIGTKLSGYVAKNYTISPTEHHWQEIWLVPAAIAAGVLLLFALLFREKQLDRKQVAAAVH, encoded by the coding sequence ATGAAATCACGGGTACGCGGGTTACTTTCCGCCATGATGTTTCTACAATTCTTTATTTGGGGAGCCTGGTACGTTACCATGGGTACCTATCTGGCAAATGCATTACAGGCGGACGGGGTTGATATTGGTGATGCGTACAGTGCCATGTCTATTGCTACTATTATTTCGCCGTTTTTTGTGGGTATGATTGCCGACCGGTTTTTTGCGGCCCAACGCGTATTTGGGTTAATGCACTTGCTTGGAGCAGGAGTATTGTATTATCTTACTACTATTCAAAATCCGGATGTGTTTTACTGGGGTATTTTACTTTATTCGCTGTTGTACGCACCCACTTTAGCTTTAGCCAATGCTATTTCGTTTAACCAAATGGCTGAGCCCGGAAAACAGTTTGCCTCTGTACGGGTATGGGGTACCATAGGCTGGATTGCCACCGGGTGGCTCATCGATCAGGTTTTTCATATTTCTCCTACGGAATTGGGCTTTACTTTTACAATGGCCGCAGTAGCGTCCATTGCCTTAGCAGCTTTAAGTTTATTTTTACCTAACACACCCCCCAAAGCCAAAAACGCTGCCGTTCGTACTTCCGAAATTGTTGGTTCCGAGGCATTTGTTCTATTAAAAGACCGCTCTTTTCTTATTTTCTTTATTTCATCTATTTTAATCTGTATTCCGCTGTCGTTTTACTATAGCCAAACTAATCAATTTTTAGTAGAGTCCGGCATGCAAAATGCAACCCGTAACATGACCTTCGGCCAGATTTCAGAAGCTCTGTTTATTTTGGCTATTCCGTTTTTCTTTCGTCGGTTTGGGGTAAAATACATGATTATGATTGGGATGCTTACCTGGGTAATACGGTTTTTAATATTTGGATTTGGTGGCCCGGATCAGATGTGGATGTTGTTTACCGGTATTATTTTACACGGTGTCTGCTTTGATTTCTTCTTTGTAACCGGCCAGATTTACACCGATCACAAAGCCGGCGAAAAAATTAAAAGTTCCGCTCAGGGAATGATTACCATGGCCACGTACGGCATTGGTATGTGGATCGGTACTAAACTTTCGGGGTACGTGGCTAAAAATTATACAATCTCGCCTACAGAGCATCACTGGCAGGAAATCTGGTTGGTACCGGCAGCCATTGCAGCGGGAGTTTTACTATTATTTGCCCTATTATTCCGCGAAAAACAGTTAGACCGCAAGCAGGTAGCAGCGGCGGTGCATTAA
- a CDS encoding Gfo/Idh/MocA family protein, which translates to MARIAMLGSGFIARFYTRSLHAQRSRDQVHIIYARKEESGKKFAAEFNIPKSTTDMAEAINDPEVDAVVIALPNNLHLEAVIMAAEAGKAVLCTKPLGCTGDEARQMLEAVEKAGVFHGYLEDLAYTPKTLEALDAVKSGAVGKVLWTRSRETHPGPHSDWFWDINQSGGGAILDLACHCIEVSRNYIGKNVRPVEVMCWADTLVKPIEAEDHAIGLVRYETGAVAQFEVSWAFRGGMDLRDELTGTEGTIRIDHFLRTGFEMFTAVGRGGYVAEKAEMETGWLFPVGDEVHDLGYTHMFTDMFNTMEKGSTPMETFYDGYIVNAVMDACLKSAKTKQWEPVELAIWRGNTEVTEKGSLKVEFDADYWLIKEELVPGGEIKRILKHKESGKIVQQVMAANK; encoded by the coding sequence ATGGCCAGAATAGCAATGTTAGGTTCGGGATTTATTGCCCGGTTTTATACCCGTAGTTTACATGCCCAACGCAGCCGCGACCAAGTGCACATTATCTATGCTCGTAAAGAAGAATCGGGTAAAAAGTTCGCCGCTGAATTTAATATTCCTAAATCTACCACGGATATGGCCGAAGCTATTAACGACCCGGAGGTGGATGCCGTAGTGATTGCCCTGCCTAATAATTTGCATCTGGAAGCGGTAATAATGGCAGCGGAAGCCGGTAAAGCGGTCCTGTGTACCAAGCCGCTTGGCTGTACCGGCGATGAAGCCCGCCAAATGCTGGAAGCTGTGGAAAAAGCCGGTGTATTTCACGGGTATTTAGAAGATTTAGCTTATACACCTAAAACCTTGGAAGCTTTAGATGCCGTGAAAAGTGGTGCTGTGGGCAAAGTGCTCTGGACCCGTTCTCGCGAAACGCATCCTGGTCCGCATAGCGATTGGTTCTGGGATATTAATCAATCGGGTGGGGGAGCTATTCTGGATTTAGCCTGTCATTGCATTGAGGTAAGCCGGAATTACATTGGCAAAAACGTGCGGCCCGTAGAAGTAATGTGCTGGGCAGATACGCTGGTAAAACCCATTGAAGCGGAAGATCACGCCATTGGGCTGGTAAGATACGAGACTGGAGCCGTTGCACAGTTTGAAGTAAGCTGGGCGTTTCGGGGCGGTATGGATTTACGCGACGAATTAACGGGTACCGAAGGAACCATCCGCATTGATCATTTCCTGCGAACCGGTTTTGAGATGTTCACCGCTGTGGGCCGGGGCGGTTACGTGGCCGAAAAAGCCGAAATGGAAACGGGCTGGCTTTTTCCGGTTGGCGACGAGGTGCACGATTTGGGCTATACCCACATGTTTACCGATATGTTCAATACCATGGAAAAAGGTAGCACGCCCATGGAGACTTTTTACGATGGGTATATTGTAAACGCCGTAATGGACGCTTGTTTAAAATCCGCTAAAACTAAACAATGGGAGCCCGTAGAATTAGCAATTTGGCGCGGGAATACTGAAGTAACCGAAAAAGGAAGCCTTAAAGTAGAATTCGACGCTGATTACTGGCTTATAAAAGAAGAATTAGTGCCCGGCGGCGAAATTAAACGCATTTTAAAACACAAAGAATCCGGTAAAATTGTGCAACAGGTAATGGCCGCTAATAAGTGA
- a CDS encoding Gfo/Idh/MocA family protein, producing the protein METIRWGIIGCGDVTEVKSGPAFSKIPNSKLVAVMRRDAAKAEDYARRHNVPKWYADATALINDPEVDAVYIATPPDSHRDYTLQVAAAGKPVYVEKPMARTYAECQEMIAACEEAQLPLFVAFYRRCLPSFLKVKELVDTGAIGEVRFVNIQLYHPLQNNLEKENLPWRVQPEIAGGGLFFDLAPHQLDILDYILGPIATASGQTANQAGLYPAEDIVTAQFRFQSGVLGSGTWSFTVAETQRTDQMEIIGSKGKITFAAFDKVPVQLETAEGIKKFDLPPPTHIQQPFIQTIVEQLTGQGECPSTGVTAARTAWVMDQIVGR; encoded by the coding sequence ATGGAAACCATTCGATGGGGGATAATTGGTTGCGGCGACGTAACCGAAGTAAAAAGCGGACCCGCTTTTAGTAAAATACCAAATTCAAAACTAGTAGCGGTAATGCGCCGCGATGCCGCCAAAGCCGAAGATTACGCTCGTCGGCACAATGTACCCAAGTGGTATGCCGATGCTACTGCGCTCATTAACGACCCCGAAGTAGATGCCGTTTACATTGCCACGCCGCCCGATTCGCACCGTGATTATACCTTGCAGGTAGCTGCCGCGGGCAAACCCGTGTACGTAGAAAAGCCAATGGCCCGCACTTATGCCGAATGCCAGGAGATGATTGCAGCTTGTGAAGAAGCTCAGTTGCCATTATTTGTAGCGTTTTACCGGCGCTGTTTGCCTTCTTTCTTAAAAGTAAAAGAGTTAGTGGACACCGGCGCGATTGGTGAAGTACGGTTTGTAAACATTCAGTTGTACCATCCTTTACAAAATAATTTAGAAAAAGAAAATTTACCCTGGCGCGTGCAACCCGAAATTGCCGGTGGAGGATTATTCTTTGATTTGGCTCCGCACCAATTGGATATTTTAGATTACATTTTAGGCCCGATTGCTACTGCTTCGGGGCAAACGGCTAATCAAGCTGGTTTATATCCGGCGGAAGATATTGTAACGGCGCAGTTTCGTTTTCAATCTGGTGTACTGGGTAGCGGTACCTGGTCCTTTACCGTTGCCGAGACTCAACGTACCGATCAGATGGAGATAATTGGTAGTAAAGGCAAAATTACGTTCGCGGCTTTTGATAAAGTACCGGTGCAACTAGAAACAGCCGAAGGAATTAAAAAATTTGACTTACCGCCCCCCACGCATATTCAGCAACCATTCATTCAAACCATCGTGGAGCAACTAACCGGACAAGGAGAGTGCCCCAGCACGGGAGTAACTGCTGCCCGTACCGCTTGGGTAATGGATCAGATTGTGGGCAGATAA
- a CDS encoding DUF6249 domain-containing protein, translating to MQNMFGPVLIVIVAILFFSTIFGICYLYFTSRTRERLALVERGLDPNFFRPRRTALKYGMVIFSVLLGMTIGDFIPWRYAIGVPLGVMFGGLSLIAYYFIIDKRLGDRDEA from the coding sequence ATGCAAAACATGTTCGGCCCAGTGCTCATCGTTATTGTAGCCATTTTGTTCTTCAGCACAATTTTCGGTATTTGCTATTTGTATTTCACTTCCCGTACTCGCGAACGGTTGGCTTTGGTAGAACGGGGCCTCGACCCTAACTTTTTCCGGCCTCGGCGCACTGCCCTTAAATACGGCATGGTTATTTTCTCGGTGTTGCTGGGTATGACTATTGGAGATTTTATACCTTGGCGTTACGCGATTGGGGTGCCGCTGGGCGTAATGTTCGGAGGCTTAAGCCTGATTGCTTATTACTTTATTATTGATAAACGCCTAGGTGACCGCGATGAAGCCTGA
- a CDS encoding RNA polymerase sigma factor encodes METQPDYYYVQQVLCGNTAGYTVLVEKYKHLATTLAFKITGNKQDAEEVAQDAFVKAFRALPGFRSESKFSTWLYRIVYNSAISKTRRKISFAVSLEDADLTETELEQVGLQMLNLQTAEQSKYIDLALSQLPAHENLLLTLFYLHEKSVEEIKEITGLSKANIKVKLFRGRQKMYLYLQGVLKHEWKEIIR; translated from the coding sequence ATGGAAACGCAGCCTGATTATTACTATGTTCAGCAAGTACTCTGCGGAAATACAGCGGGGTATACCGTTTTAGTAGAAAAGTACAAGCATTTGGCGACTACTCTTGCTTTTAAAATTACAGGAAATAAGCAAGATGCCGAAGAAGTCGCTCAGGATGCTTTTGTGAAAGCTTTCCGAGCATTACCGGGTTTTAGAAGCGAGTCCAAATTTTCGACTTGGTTGTACCGCATTGTTTATAATTCAGCAATTTCTAAAACCCGCCGCAAAATATCTTTTGCCGTTTCGCTGGAAGATGCCGACCTCACCGAAACAGAGTTGGAACAAGTAGGATTACAAATGCTAAACCTGCAAACGGCCGAGCAAAGCAAGTATATTGACCTAGCTTTGAGCCAACTGCCCGCCCACGAAAATCTGCTTTTAACCTTGTTCTATCTGCACGAAAAATCCGTGGAAGAAATTAAAGAAATTACCGGGTTATCAAAAGCAAACATTAAAGTAAAACTATTCCGCGGCAGGCAAAAAATGTATTTGTACCTGCAAGGAGTATTAAAGCACGAATGGAAGGAAATTATTAGATGA
- a CDS encoding glycosyltransferase, whose protein sequence is MKKICFFPGTLALGGIGKIFVNLIQEYAGRGVDVHVFLTKKEGEFLSQLPPNVQVFEGSGRALTSIVSFIQYLRREKPEAVLSAREFLNIINIFCCLFTFNKTKPVVSLHTNQTAENAAEPNNPSLYKNPYFLTLAKVLYKIPEKIVAVSGGVADDFSYRMGVDRKKMKVIYNPVYSPTQEDIIPNTLLHNFLSDNRKFIIGVGRLTPQKDWPNLLKAFSLVREKMDVSLVILGEGSLRQELEELIEELSLQGHVLLPGFVNNPSYYVKKASAFVISSKYEGFGNVIVEALGVGTPVVSTDCPSGPSEILEDGKYGKLVPTEDPVALATGIIETLNISHNSEVLINRAKDFSVPRIADEYSNYIMN, encoded by the coding sequence ATGAAAAAAATATGTTTCTTCCCAGGTACGCTGGCACTAGGCGGGATAGGAAAAATATTTGTGAACCTAATTCAGGAATATGCCGGGCGCGGCGTAGATGTACACGTGTTTCTTACTAAAAAAGAAGGTGAGTTTCTCAGCCAATTACCCCCTAACGTGCAGGTATTTGAGGGCAGTGGCCGAGCTTTAACCAGTATTGTAAGCTTTATTCAATATTTACGCCGCGAGAAACCAGAAGCTGTTCTGTCGGCACGGGAATTCTTGAATATTATTAACATTTTCTGCTGTTTATTTACCTTCAACAAAACCAAACCAGTAGTTTCGTTGCACACTAATCAAACCGCTGAAAACGCCGCTGAACCTAATAATCCGAGTTTGTACAAAAACCCTTACTTTCTTACTTTAGCCAAAGTACTTTACAAAATTCCGGAAAAGATTGTAGCCGTATCGGGGGGAGTAGCCGACGATTTCTCGTATCGGATGGGTGTGGACCGGAAAAAAATGAAAGTTATTTATAATCCTGTTTATAGCCCAACCCAAGAGGATATTATACCTAATACTTTACTTCATAATTTTTTATCTGATAATCGAAAGTTTATTATTGGAGTAGGACGATTAACCCCGCAGAAAGATTGGCCAAATTTACTAAAAGCATTTAGCTTAGTTAGAGAAAAGATGGATGTGTCTTTAGTTATATTAGGAGAAGGTTCTCTGCGCCAGGAATTGGAGGAACTAATTGAAGAATTATCATTACAAGGACATGTATTGCTGCCGGGATTTGTTAATAATCCTTCTTATTATGTAAAAAAAGCATCTGCATTTGTTATTTCGTCAAAATATGAAGGGTTTGGCAATGTAATAGTAGAAGCATTAGGCGTTGGCACTCCGGTAGTATCCACTGACTGTCCTAGCGGACCAAGTGAAATATTAGAAGATGGCAAATACGGTAAATTAGTTCCAACGGAAGATCCGGTTGCTTTAGCTACCGGAATTATAGAGACTCTAAACATCTCGCACAATTCAGAAGTTTTGATCAACCGGGCGAAAGATTTTTCGGTCCCTAGAATTGCGGATGAGTATTCGAATTACATTATGAATTAA
- a CDS encoding Hint domain-containing protein, with protein sequence MRKIFLSFALIGNMYVAHAQSTGTSRPLTMAEYQKAKTFAVKDLDNDTYVKIENAYILDRYEGRKPYFITGDDGLKKRMDLYRLVSKEGMQELGTMVFYTNEKGKLYKALLPNFTTDGKVWENYFEDIHAIDKEEKNFVLKLSYILSKELAFQQYKALNQGKDLKAESATYGNDICFPGDQLVAMANGKQKLLKEVKAGDQVLTIDPATKKSTTVLVKELVSHEAKNYAITRLLVASASEKTSKLGKEVNLSSKVLEATPNHPMQTRDGKRKMGEINLGEEVLCYNSKTGKYEPFTVLNKGEYAGGVQKVYNIEAAAGTTFMMNDVMVLQK encoded by the coding sequence ATGCGTAAAATATTCTTATCGTTTGCACTCATTGGTAACATGTACGTGGCGCACGCCCAGAGTACCGGCACGTCGCGGCCTTTAACCATGGCCGAATACCAGAAAGCCAAAACTTTTGCGGTAAAAGATTTAGATAACGATACCTACGTTAAAATTGAAAACGCTTATATCCTGGACCGGTACGAAGGCCGCAAACCTTACTTTATTACCGGCGACGATGGCCTGAAAAAACGCATGGACTTGTACCGCCTAGTAAGCAAAGAAGGCATGCAGGAACTCGGTACCATGGTATTTTACACCAACGAAAAAGGTAAATTATACAAGGCTTTGTTGCCTAACTTCACTACCGATGGCAAGGTGTGGGAAAATTATTTCGAAGACATTCACGCCATTGATAAAGAAGAAAAAAACTTTGTGCTGAAGCTGTCTTATATTTTGTCGAAAGAATTGGCGTTTCAGCAGTACAAAGCTTTAAACCAGGGCAAAGATTTAAAAGCGGAATCGGCTACCTACGGCAATGATATTTGTTTCCCCGGCGACCAGTTGGTAGCCATGGCCAATGGTAAGCAAAAATTGCTGAAAGAAGTAAAAGCCGGCGACCAGGTTTTAACCATCGATCCGGCCACCAAAAAGTCGACCACGGTACTGGTAAAAGAATTGGTATCGCACGAAGCAAAGAACTACGCCATTACCCGTTTACTGGTAGCCAGCGCTTCGGAGAAAACAAGCAAGCTGGGCAAAGAAGTGAACCTTAGCAGCAAAGTGCTGGAAGCCACCCCGAACCACCCGATGCAAACCCGCGATGGGAAACGCAAAATGGGCGAAATAAACCTGGGCGAAGAAGTATTGTGCTACAACAGCAAAACCGGTAAATACGAACCATTTACGGTATTAAACAAAGGCGAATACGCGGGTGGCGTGCAAAAAGTGTATAACATTGAAGCCGCCGCCGGTACCACCTTCATGATGAACGACGTAATGGTATTGCAGAAATAA